One Campylobacter concisus DNA segment encodes these proteins:
- a CDS encoding response regulator, with the protein MNITPLKYNFINLKDLENPTDMLHTFKDKQGLEINNEQISNLKESIKASKVINITDSEIKEQNRYKILQKVEEILNNYSKNLIYSNNKIYSDELSKGYHFNENAYFKNIKASDSSSMLSTLKSGYLENTKFKNLNDYAYSNTLKTKYGEVEVFLDIYGDNDKLGTTKLENNSYLFSFDSNNDGVLDQKDILFDKLKVRGYDKDGNEKIANLSDVMPRVDLRQFISTNVINHNQIEREELNRKATITNNPDLYVDTKDIDYRHSYYASDPNTLFAAENRYEKIEKNDINNFFKKYAQNDGWVDLRHNNIFGKDSSFKNFAYLKVGFDDTARLSEFNPIIEPSKDYKKDENFSYTKFQKDSFMKFYKDYNAEFDAYNKMIENLGNNLKKFEENVDAYISKLEKTKSAKMIAMENEFKQATGLEFSISNLKKVKKAFITNEATAATSLQDSDSVIAMKLNKDGTIRLKFDSGREIDVKELYNDTGKLNTSSELKTSINLEAKEMNNVQLNSLDFKDIGFMQGDKIVSLKDAGAIAIANLSNKFESKFLISLNNGKSISTREIYNISYLENDLKSKEKIDERDKFYKKVDIKA; encoded by the coding sequence ATGAATATTACACCTTTAAAATATAACTTTATAAATTTAAAAGATTTAGAAAATCCTACAGATATGCTCCATACCTTTAAGGATAAACAAGGTTTAGAGATAAATAACGAACAAATTTCAAATTTAAAAGAAAGTATCAAAGCAAGCAAAGTTATAAACATCACTGATTCCGAGATCAAAGAGCAAAACAGATACAAAATCCTACAAAAAGTAGAAGAAATTTTAAATAACTACTCAAAAAATCTCATCTACAGCAACAATAAAATTTACTCCGATGAGCTTTCTAAAGGCTATCATTTTAATGAAAATGCCTACTTTAAAAATATAAAAGCTTCAGATAGCAGCAGTATGCTATCTACACTAAAAAGTGGATACTTAGAAAATACAAAATTTAAAAATTTAAACGATTACGCCTATTCAAACACTCTAAAAACAAAATATGGCGAAGTAGAAGTATTTTTAGATATTTACGGCGATAACGACAAACTTGGCACTACAAAATTAGAAAATAATAGCTATCTTTTTAGCTTTGATAGCAACAATGACGGTGTACTAGATCAAAAAGATATACTCTTTGATAAGTTAAAAGTAAGGGGTTATGACAAAGACGGAAATGAAAAAATAGCAAATTTAAGCGATGTGATGCCAAGGGTTGATCTTAGACAGTTTATCAGCACAAATGTCATAAATCACAACCAAATAGAAAGAGAAGAGCTAAATCGTAAAGCAACGATCACAAATAATCCCGATCTTTACGTGGATACAAAAGATATTGATTATAGGCACTCTTACTACGCCTCAGATCCAAATACTTTGTTCGCTGCAGAAAACAGATATGAAAAGATAGAGAAAAATGATATAAATAATTTCTTTAAAAAATATGCCCAAAATGACGGCTGGGTCGATCTAAGACACAATAATATCTTTGGCAAAGATAGCTCTTTTAAAAATTTTGCCTATCTTAAAGTGGGTTTTGATGACACTGCAAGACTAAGCGAGTTTAATCCGATCATTGAGCCGAGCAAAGATTACAAAAAAGATGAAAATTTCTCATATACAAAATTTCAAAAAGATAGTTTTATGAAATTTTACAAAGATTATAACGCTGAGTTTGACGCATACAACAAAATGATAGAAAATCTTGGCAATAATTTAAAGAAATTTGAAGAAAATGTGGACGCTTATATATCAAAGCTTGAAAAGACAAAATCAGCCAAAATGATCGCGATGGAAAATGAATTTAAACAAGCAACTGGGCTTGAGTTTAGTATCTCAAATTTAAAAAAAGTAAAAAAGGCTTTTATAACAAATGAAGCCACAGCTGCCACATCTTTGCAAGATAGCGATAGCGTCATAGCTATGAAGCTAAACAAAGATGGCACCATAAGACTAAAATTTGATAGTGGTAGAGAGATAGACGTAAAAGAGCTTTATAACGATACTGGCAAGCTAAATACATCGAGTGAGCTAAAAACTAGCATAAATTTAGAGGCAAAAGAGATGAATAATGTGCAGCTAAATAGCTTGGATTTTAAGGATATTGGCTTCATGCAAGGTGATAAAATCGTAAGTCTAAAAGATGCCGGAGCGATCGCCATTGCCAATCTATCTAATAAATTTGAGAGTAAATTTTTAATCAGTCTAAATAATGGCAAAAGCATATCTACAAGAGAAATTTATAATATCAGCTATCTTGAGAATGATTTAAAGAGTAAAGAAAAGATAGATGAGAGAGATAAATTTTATAAAAAGGTTGATATTAAGGCATAA
- a CDS encoding c-type cytochrome, with protein sequence MKKLLIVSSVAALLSTAAFAADGAAIYKKCIACHGAKAEKMFNNKVPALTSLDAAAIEEALKGYKTGANKFGLGAMMKPIATPMSDEDAKAVAEYIQTLK encoded by the coding sequence ATGAAAAAATTACTAATTGTTTCTAGCGTTGCGGCTCTACTTTCAACTGCTGCCTTTGCTGCAGATGGTGCTGCTATCTACAAAAAATGCATCGCCTGTCATGGTGCGAAAGCTGAAAAAATGTTCAATAATAAAGTTCCAGCTTTAACATCTCTTGATGCAGCAGCTATCGAAGAGGCACTAAAGGGTTATAAAACAGGAGCAAATAAATTTGGTCTTGGCGCTATGATGAAACCAATCGCTACTCCAATGAGCGACGAAGATGCAAAAGCAGTAGCTGAATACATCCAAACTTTAAAATAA
- the flgL gene encoding flagellar hook-associated protein FlgL — protein sequence MRITNQLRFSQTLHDYQKNMTGVNKSYKQLSNGLKIQDPYDGAATYNDAMRLDYEATTLTQVVDATGKSVNFSKNTDNALQEFEKQLENFKTKVVQAASSVHSKTSLEALANDLQGIKNHLVNIANTSVNGQFLFSGSAVDTKPIDGAGKYQGNRDYMKTSAGAQVELPYNIPGYDLFLGKDGDYSKILTTNVRLADQTRTDISYAPKFLNDNSKIKNMIGLNYASDSVVRSDGSYNGTINPDYDFLDNSNVNFPDTYFFMQGKKPDGTTFTSKFKMSANTTMAGLMEKIGMEFGNTKTTKVVDVSINNDGQFNIKDLTKGNQTIDFHMVAATSVAPNRGAIAQNNALDAVNSLEDLETMANRVPKTVHITEFVKSKYLDKDGNATNAFDYDKVRFERKDNELIANLPQVARRTGEYATDQTKLSEVSGTKESYDRNLYPKDVDARKRELFNIDNQEIKLQVKSITGTKYDIKVKMGTAGGTNTPVQFEITSTPPGGTPSAPRTLTVYNSDEFGSYRTYASDFTYRQLMDIVAMAASDNIPNPPHAENANFDTDIEKVKRDQNYNAYKEALSKTKGAVETTLDDRGRMILTDKTKSVTNIEVTMYDSKNSDKFDGDSTGRDTAGNAGHAQGKGSVFSFNENNALTIDEPSTSVFQDLDNMIEAVRKGYYRADANSNDPRNTGMQGALQRLDHLIDHANKELTKIGSQSRLLTATKERAEVMKVNVQTVKNDVIDADYAESYLKFTQLSLSYQATLQASAKINQLSLLNYLN from the coding sequence ATGAGAATAACAAACCAACTACGTTTTAGTCAGACTTTGCATGACTACCAAAAAAATATGACTGGTGTAAATAAAAGCTACAAGCAGCTCTCAAATGGTTTGAAAATTCAAGATCCATACGATGGTGCTGCGACTTATAATGATGCAATGAGGCTTGATTATGAAGCGACTACTCTCACTCAAGTAGTTGATGCCACTGGTAAATCTGTAAATTTCTCAAAAAATACAGATAATGCATTACAAGAGTTTGAAAAACAGCTTGAAAATTTTAAGACAAAAGTAGTCCAAGCAGCTAGCAGCGTGCATAGTAAGACATCGCTAGAGGCTTTGGCAAATGATCTTCAAGGCATAAAAAATCACCTTGTGAATATTGCAAACACTTCGGTTAATGGGCAGTTTTTGTTTTCTGGAAGCGCTGTTGATACAAAGCCAATAGATGGTGCAGGAAAGTATCAAGGCAACCGTGATTATATGAAAACATCAGCCGGTGCTCAGGTTGAGCTTCCTTACAATATCCCAGGATATGATCTATTTTTAGGAAAAGACGGTGATTACAGTAAAATTTTGACCACAAATGTTCGTTTAGCTGATCAAACTAGAACCGACATCTCTTATGCGCCAAAATTTCTAAACGATAACAGCAAGATAAAAAATATGATCGGACTAAATTACGCTAGTGATTCAGTGGTTAGAAGTGATGGCTCTTACAATGGCACAATAAATCCGGATTATGATTTTTTAGATAATTCAAATGTAAATTTTCCGGACACGTATTTTTTTATGCAAGGCAAAAAGCCAGACGGTACGACATTTACTAGCAAATTTAAGATGAGTGCAAATACAACAATGGCTGGGCTTATGGAAAAAATCGGCATGGAATTTGGCAATACAAAAACAACAAAGGTTGTTGATGTAAGCATAAATAATGATGGACAATTTAATATAAAAGATCTTACTAAAGGTAATCAAACTATTGACTTTCATATGGTTGCAGCCACATCAGTAGCACCAAATCGCGGTGCAATCGCTCAAAACAACGCACTTGATGCGGTAAATTCTCTTGAAGATCTTGAGACTATGGCAAATCGCGTTCCAAAAACAGTTCACATTACAGAATTTGTAAAAAGTAAATATCTTGACAAGGATGGAAATGCGACAAATGCATTTGACTATGATAAGGTTAGATTTGAAAGAAAGGATAATGAACTAATCGCAAATTTACCTCAAGTAGCTAGAAGAACGGGCGAATATGCAACAGATCAGACAAAGCTAAGCGAAGTCTCTGGTACAAAAGAGAGCTACGATAGAAATTTATATCCAAAAGATGTCGATGCTAGAAAGAGAGAGCTTTTTAATATCGACAACCAAGAGATAAAATTACAAGTAAAGTCAATCACCGGTACAAAATATGACATAAAGGTAAAAATGGGCACAGCAGGGGGTACAAATACTCCAGTGCAATTTGAAATAACATCTACACCACCAGGTGGCACACCTTCTGCACCTAGGACTTTAACAGTTTATAACTCAGATGAGTTTGGAAGTTACAGAACTTATGCTAGCGATTTTACTTATAGGCAGCTCATGGATATAGTTGCTATGGCAGCAAGTGATAATATCCCAAATCCTCCACATGCAGAAAACGCAAATTTTGATACAGATATTGAAAAAGTAAAAAGAGATCAAAACTATAATGCATATAAAGAAGCTCTATCAAAAACTAAAGGTGCAGTAGAGACAACTTTAGATGATCGTGGCAGAATGATTTTAACCGACAAGACAAAATCAGTAACAAACATAGAAGTAACTATGTATGATTCAAAAAATAGCGATAAATTTGATGGAGATAGCACCGGCAGAGATACAGCCGGTAATGCTGGACACGCTCAAGGAAAAGGCTCTGTTTTTAGCTTTAATGAAAATAATGCTTTAACTATTGATGAGCCAAGCACGAGCGTTTTTCAAGACCTTGATAATATGATCGAAGCTGTTAGAAAGGGATATTATAGAGCTGATGCAAATAGTAATGACCCACGAAATACCGGCATGCAAGGTGCATTACAAAGGCTTGATCATTTAATAGATCATGCAAATAAAGAGCTTACAAAGATCGGCTCTCAATCAAGACTTTTAACAGCTACAAAAGAGCGAGCCGAAGTAATGAAAGTGAATGTGCAAACTGTTAAAAATGATGTAATTGATGCAGACTATGCGGAGTCATATCTGAAATTTACGCAGCTTTCACTATCTTATCAAGCAACTCTACAAGCAAGCGCAAAGATAAATCAACTAAGCTTACTAAATTATTTAAATTAA
- a CDS encoding HU family DNA-binding protein translates to MKKAEFIQAVADKAGLSKKDTLKVVDATLETIQAVLEKGDTISFIGFGTFGTADRAARKARVPGTKKVIDVPASKAVKFKVGKKLKEAVAAGAAKKGKKK, encoded by the coding sequence ATGAAAAAAGCTGAATTTATTCAAGCTGTTGCCGATAAGGCTGGTCTTTCAAAAAAAGATACTCTAAAAGTTGTTGATGCTACTTTGGAGACAATCCAAGCAGTTCTTGAAAAAGGCGATACAATTAGCTTTATAGGCTTTGGTACTTTCGGTACTGCTGACAGAGCTGCAAGAAAAGCTAGAGTTCCTGGAACTAAAAAAGTTATCGATGTTCCTGCTAGCAAAGCAGTTAAGTTCAAAGTTGGCAAAAAACTTAAAGAAGCAGTTGCTGCTGGTGCTGCTAAAAAAGGTAAAAAGAAATAA
- a CDS encoding AEC family transporter: MNFTPLFAIFFIIATGFFAKKVGIVEQKHSIPFVDFVLCFAMPALIFDKIYHVNVDVSLINTILIGFGSTAISAVMALVLGKIFKFTKVTTVSMVMLSLFGNTLFVGMPVIQGFFGDAMVNEVIFYDQIATGIPLSILGPLILSFAAPEKVSLFQNTMKILKFPPFIALIMALILKEVPLPEFIFAPLRMFEGSVTPVALFAIGVGLNFNSITSTYKGVSVVLLCKMILPAIVFFIILKVSGIQMSKTWVVGLFQCAMPTSALASAMVIKAGLDSSLAISSVAIGVLFSFITLPVIYFVFA; this comes from the coding sequence ATGAATTTCACTCCACTTTTTGCAATTTTTTTCATAATCGCAACTGGTTTTTTTGCTAAAAAAGTGGGTATTGTTGAGCAAAAGCACTCGATCCCATTTGTGGATTTTGTCCTTTGTTTTGCAATGCCTGCGCTAATCTTTGACAAAATTTATCACGTAAACGTCGATGTTTCGCTTATAAATACAATTTTAATTGGCTTTGGCTCAACAGCTATCAGTGCTGTCATGGCGTTGGTACTTGGTAAGATCTTTAAATTTACTAAAGTAACAACTGTTAGTATGGTCATGTTAAGCCTTTTTGGTAATACCCTATTTGTCGGTATGCCTGTCATTCAAGGCTTCTTTGGCGATGCGATGGTAAATGAAGTCATCTTTTACGATCAAATAGCCACTGGTATCCCACTTTCGATCCTTGGGCCACTTATCCTCTCTTTTGCTGCACCAGAGAAGGTTTCACTATTTCAAAATACGATGAAAATTTTAAAATTTCCACCATTTATCGCGCTTATTATGGCTCTTATCTTAAAAGAAGTCCCTTTGCCAGAATTTATCTTTGCGCCACTTAGGATGTTTGAAGGCAGCGTCACTCCGGTAGCACTTTTTGCTATCGGTGTTGGATTAAATTTCAATAGCATCACAAGCACATATAAGGGCGTTAGCGTCGTGCTTTTATGTAAGATGATCTTGCCAGCTATCGTATTTTTCATCATATTAAAAGTCTCAGGTATCCAGATGAGCAAAACTTGGGTCGTTGGTCTCTTTCAATGTGCAATGCCAACATCAGCCCTTGCAAGTGCGATGGTCATAAAAGCTGGGCTTGATAGCTCGCTAGCCATCTCATCAGTGGCCATAGGCGTGCTTTTTTCATTTATCACGCTTCCAGTTATATATTTTGTATTTGCGTAA
- a CDS encoding YaaA family protein, which yields MALKILFSPSESKISLNTNNKFNGKDLIFPELFDKRVEILNKYDEFLKNANLDEIKKLFGLKELEESKQLRESLSQKGSIKAILRYDGVAYKHLNYRGLDNEVQKYIDNNVLIFSNLFGPILAKDEIPEYKLKQGEKLGGFEISKFYEKNFSKAVNDFLQNDEILDLRAKFYEKFYTIKKEYITFCFVKNKKIVSHHAKAYRGRVLHEIANKFVKSKNELMSLNFKNLRLIDMKKIGLKTELMFEICE from the coding sequence ATGGCATTAAAAATTCTCTTTTCTCCAAGCGAAAGTAAAATTTCTCTAAATACAAATAATAAATTTAATGGTAAGGATTTGATATTTCCAGAACTTTTTGACAAAAGAGTTGAAATTTTAAACAAATACGATGAGTTTTTAAAAAACGCAAATTTAGACGAGATAAAAAAGCTTTTTGGACTAAAAGAGCTTGAAGAGAGCAAGCAGTTGCGAGAAAGTCTATCTCAAAAAGGCAGCATAAAAGCTATTTTAAGGTATGATGGTGTGGCTTATAAGCATCTAAACTATCGTGGTTTAGACAATGAGGTACAAAAATATATAGATAATAATGTTTTAATATTTTCAAATTTATTTGGGCCTATCTTAGCAAAAGATGAGATACCAGAATACAAACTAAAGCAAGGTGAAAAGCTAGGTGGCTTTGAAATTTCAAAATTTTATGAAAAAAATTTTAGTAAAGCGGTTAATGATTTTTTGCAAAATGATGAGATTTTAGACCTTAGAGCTAAGTTTTATGAAAAATTTTACACTATAAAAAAAGAATACATAACTTTTTGTTTTGTAAAAAATAAAAAAATAGTGAGTCATCACGCAAAAGCGTATAGAGGCAGAGTTTTGCATGAGATCGCAAATAAATTTGTAAAAAGTAAAAATGAACTAATGAGCTTAAATTTTAAAAATTTAAGACTTATTGATATGAAAAAGATTGGGCTAAAGACCGAGCTTATGTTTGAAATTTGCGAGTAA
- a CDS encoding pyruvate kinase, whose product MKKLLLVALGAMFMLGGLANATEMMKKDDMGKDEMMKKEQMMKDDMGKKPMIKKDEMKKDDMGMKDEMKKDDMGMKKDEMKKGM is encoded by the coding sequence ATGAAGAAATTACTACTAGTTGCACTTGGTGCTATGTTTATGCTTGGTGGTCTTGCAAATGCTACTGAAATGATGAAAAAAGATGACATGGGCAAAGACGAGATGATGAAGAAAGAGCAGATGATGAAAGATGACATGGGCAAAAAACCCATGATAAAAAAAGATGAAATGAAAAAAGATGACATGGGCATGAAAGATGAAATGAAGAAAGACGACATGGGTATGAAAAAAGACGAAATGAAAAAAGGTATGTAA
- a CDS encoding DNA translocase FtsK 4TM domain-containing protein: MATAAPTADFVGSLGQSLGILNIKYFGLIAYVYPFLLIILGYFVYKNFKKFDFDFAQFLIGIFLFFVAFLMFQALSTSSINGGIIGNFIVSALKEVIGSIGTAVAILMMFIISLGLAFRENFIIVLRKAFVDREPKSYEASKNLKDIKPKQIPKIERKRQKNNDIKEEELIEAQVLNDDEQNLDEELEPELEKESRASTINGVEILNEVAENKKLLDQIERGNVEKPKNFVLPPLKFLNDPPKRSHSVNETEIDQQISNLLDKLRKFKIDGDVVRTYTGPIVTTFEFRPAPHIKVSKILTLQDDLAMALKAQTIRLQAPIPGKDVVGIEVPNQNLETIYLKEILESEVFKNASSPLTMALGKDIVGAPFVTDLKKLPHLLIAGTTGSGKSVGINAMLLSLLYRNSPQTLRLMMIDPKMLEFSIYNDIPHLLTPVITEAKKAITALANMVAEMERRYKIMSQTRTKNIESYNEKMKEEGGEQFPYIVVIIDELADLMMTSGKDVELYIGRLAQMARASGIHLIVATQRPSVDVVTGLIKANLPSRISYRVGQRIDSKVILDQMGAESLLGRGDMLFTPPGSPGVIRLHAPFASEKEIETIVNFLKEQQDVVYDEKFLIEEGTSGSVAAGTLGEDELDELYEEAKEIILSEQKTSISYLQRRLKIGYNKAANIIEQMERMGVLSPVNAKGQREIL, translated from the coding sequence ATCGCCACAGCTGCTCCAACTGCTGATTTTGTTGGCTCACTTGGACAAAGCCTTGGTATTTTAAATATCAAATATTTTGGACTTATTGCGTATGTTTATCCATTTTTATTGATCATTTTGGGCTATTTTGTCTATAAAAATTTTAAAAAATTTGACTTTGATTTTGCTCAGTTTTTGATAGGAATTTTTCTCTTTTTTGTAGCTTTTTTGATGTTTCAAGCCTTGAGCACTTCTAGCATAAATGGCGGTATAATTGGAAATTTCATAGTTAGTGCCTTAAAAGAGGTGATCGGCTCTATCGGCACTGCGGTTGCTATACTTATGATGTTTATTATTTCACTTGGGCTTGCTTTTAGAGAAAATTTTATCATTGTTTTAAGAAAGGCTTTTGTCGATAGAGAGCCAAAAAGCTACGAGGCGAGTAAAAATTTAAAAGATATAAAACCAAAACAAATCCCAAAGATAGAACGCAAAAGACAAAAGAATAATGATATAAAAGAAGAAGAGCTTATCGAAGCTCAGGTACTAAATGATGATGAGCAGAATTTAGATGAAGAGCTAGAGCCTGAGCTAGAAAAAGAGAGCAGGGCCTCAACTATAAACGGAGTTGAAATTTTAAACGAAGTGGCTGAAAACAAGAAGTTGCTTGATCAAATAGAGCGAGGAAATGTGGAAAAGCCAAAGAATTTTGTCTTGCCACCGCTTAAATTTTTAAACGATCCGCCAAAACGCTCGCATAGTGTCAATGAAACGGAAATCGATCAGCAAATTTCTAATTTGCTTGATAAACTCCGTAAGTTTAAAATAGACGGCGATGTGGTTAGAACTTATACTGGGCCTATCGTCACGACATTTGAGTTTCGTCCAGCCCCACATATCAAGGTAAGTAAAATTTTAACGCTTCAAGATGACCTAGCGATGGCACTAAAGGCTCAAACTATCCGTCTCCAAGCGCCGATCCCCGGCAAAGATGTCGTAGGCATCGAGGTGCCAAATCAAAATTTAGAAACTATATATCTAAAAGAAATTTTAGAGAGCGAAGTCTTTAAAAACGCAAGTAGCCCACTAACTATGGCACTTGGCAAAGATATCGTTGGTGCTCCTTTTGTGACTGATCTTAAAAAGCTACCTCATTTGCTAATCGCTGGAACTACAGGATCAGGCAAGAGTGTGGGTATAAATGCGATGCTTTTAAGCCTGCTTTATAGAAATAGCCCACAAACTTTGCGTCTAATGATGATAGATCCAAAAATGCTTGAATTTAGCATATATAACGATATTCCGCACCTTTTGACACCGGTCATTACAGAGGCTAAAAAAGCGATCACTGCACTTGCCAATATGGTCGCTGAAATGGAGCGAAGATATAAGATAATGAGCCAAACTCGTACGAAAAATATAGAGAGCTACAATGAAAAGATGAAAGAGGAGGGCGGTGAGCAGTTTCCATACATCGTTGTGATCATCGACGAGCTTGCTGACCTTATGATGACTAGTGGCAAGGATGTAGAGCTTTATATCGGCCGCCTAGCACAGATGGCAAGGGCTAGCGGCATACACTTGATAGTGGCAACCCAGCGCCCAAGTGTTGATGTCGTGACTGGCCTTATAAAGGCAAATTTACCAAGTAGGATAAGCTATAGGGTAGGGCAGAGAATCGATAGTAAGGTCATCTTGGATCAAATGGGAGCTGAGAGCTTGCTCGGACGCGGAGATATGCTGTTTACGCCTCCTGGAAGTCCTGGTGTGATAAGACTGCATGCGCCTTTTGCGAGCGAAAAAGAGATAGAGACAATCGTAAATTTCTTAAAAGAGCAACAAGATGTAGTTTATGATGAGAAATTTTTAATAGAAGAAGGCACAAGCGGAAGTGTGGCCGCTGGTACTCTAGGAGAAGATGAGCTTGACGAGCTTTACGAAGAGGCCAAAGAGATCATTTTAAGTGAGCAAAAAACGTCGATCAGTTATCTGCAAAGACGTTTAAAAATAGGTTATAACAAAGCTGCAAATATAATCGAACAAATGGAAAGAATGGGTGTTTTAAGTCCAGTGAATGCAAAAGGACAAAGAGAAATTTTATAG